In Morganella morganii, the following are encoded in one genomic region:
- the dkgA gene encoding 2,5-didehydrogluconate reductase DkgA translates to MNKPALVTLSDGHLMPQLGLGVWKAGNDVVGSAVQTALETGYRLIDTAAIYQNEEGVGEGLKATTVPRDELFITTKLWNSDQQHAGKALEASLKKLQLDYVDLYLIHWPAPAEDHYVSAWEQLIELQKSGLTRSIGVCNFDIGHLQRIIHKTGVAPVLNQIELHPLLQQRELQAWNATHSIHTESWSPLAQGGEGVFDTDIIQALAAKYQKTPAQIVIRWHLDRGLIVIPKSVTPSRIHENFDVFDFRLEKEELSQIQSLDSGTRLGPDPKEFN, encoded by the coding sequence ATGAACAAACCTGCATTAGTTACCTTATCTGACGGACACTTAATGCCGCAACTGGGGCTGGGTGTCTGGAAAGCCGGGAACGACGTGGTCGGCTCTGCTGTGCAGACCGCACTCGAAACCGGTTACCGGCTGATTGATACTGCCGCGATTTATCAGAACGAGGAAGGTGTCGGTGAAGGACTGAAAGCGACCACCGTTCCCCGAGACGAGTTGTTTATCACCACCAAACTGTGGAACAGCGATCAGCAACATGCCGGTAAGGCGCTGGAAGCGAGCCTGAAAAAGTTACAGCTCGATTATGTGGATTTGTATCTGATCCACTGGCCCGCACCGGCAGAAGACCATTATGTCTCCGCCTGGGAGCAGTTGATTGAATTACAGAAATCCGGACTGACCCGCAGTATCGGTGTCTGTAATTTTGATATCGGCCATTTGCAGCGCATTATCCACAAAACCGGCGTGGCACCGGTACTCAATCAGATAGAACTGCATCCTCTGCTGCAACAGCGCGAGCTTCAGGCCTGGAATGCGACCCATTCCATTCACACTGAATCCTGGAGTCCGCTGGCACAGGGCGGCGAAGGCGTTTTTGATACTGATATCATTCAGGCATTAGCGGCGAAATACCAGAAAACACCAGCACAGATAGTGATTCGCTGGCATCTGGATCGCGGGCTGATTGTGATACCGAAATCAGTCACCCCTTCGCGGATTCATGAAAACTTTGATGTCTTTGATTTCCGTCTGGAGAAAGAAGAACTCTCACAGATTCAGTCTCTCGATTCAGGTACCCGCTTAGGGCCGGATCCAAAAGAATTTAATTAA
- a CDS encoding YadA-like family protein — protein MLPFSYANADDNSNYYYARTLVDLSEYKKVTEDEIPVLVPETSTKLYFVENNYQPLITSEIKNEYDRSAGISEVIQTYNYLNDKINHTLNSVTEIQSNSPVYNQSLSQTIDEFNSDMKNIQDANEKQDTKLEKLGAAALSAEVKINEINETISPVFNEISQLKQDADSIKIQSESVILSVGELHTDISAVQTVNKEQDDQLEELHSENKNIRNNINSLIERAIPADNAIYQLKQDSKKNEQEINNLESAIELTDEVNFSQGNEIQQQGKMISELKAGSDKLTTDLKDVRKKSNTTTNVANANRRDIDKHATKIDKNTLDILKNRQDLRSLENDLRETNERLDNGLAASAALNGLFQPYGVGKLNITAAMGGYQSTQAVAVGTGYRFNENIAVKTGVAYTGSNDVMYNMAFNLEW, from the coding sequence ATGCTGCCTTTTTCATATGCGAACGCTGATGATAACAGCAACTACTATTATGCAAGAACACTTGTTGATTTATCTGAATATAAAAAAGTTACTGAAGACGAGATTCCGGTATTAGTACCGGAAACCAGTACTAAATTATATTTTGTAGAAAATAATTATCAGCCATTGATTACATCTGAAATTAAAAATGAGTATGACCGCAGTGCGGGTATTTCAGAAGTTATTCAAACATATAATTACTTAAATGACAAAATTAATCATACACTGAACAGTGTTACGGAGATACAGAGTAATTCCCCTGTTTATAATCAGTCATTATCTCAAACTATTGATGAATTTAATAGTGACATGAAAAATATACAGGATGCTAATGAAAAACAGGATACTAAGCTGGAGAAACTGGGGGCGGCAGCCCTGTCTGCTGAAGTTAAAATCAATGAGATAAATGAGACAATATCACCGGTATTCAATGAGATATCTCAGTTAAAACAGGATGCAGACAGTATCAAAATACAGAGTGAATCTGTCATTTTATCTGTGGGTGAACTGCATACGGATATCTCAGCCGTTCAGACTGTGAATAAAGAACAGGATGATCAACTCGAAGAACTTCATTCGGAAAATAAAAACATAAGAAATAATATCAATTCTCTGATTGAACGAGCGATCCCTGCCGATAATGCAATTTATCAGTTAAAACAAGATAGTAAGAAGAATGAGCAGGAAATTAATAATCTGGAATCAGCTATCGAACTGACAGATGAAGTGAATTTTTCACAGGGTAACGAAATTCAGCAGCAGGGAAAAATGATCTCTGAACTGAAAGCCGGTTCAGACAAGCTGACAACAGATTTAAAAGATGTTCGCAAAAAGAGTAATACGACAACCAATGTGGCTAATGCTAACAGAAGAGATATTGATAAACACGCGACCAAAATTGATAAAAATACCCTCGATATCCTGAAGAACCGCCAGGATCTGCGTTCACTGGAAAATGATTTACGTGAAACCAACGAGCGCCTTGATAACGGTCTGGCGGCCAGTGCCGCACTGAACGGTCTGTTCCAGCCGTACGGTGTCGGTAAACTGAATATCACTGCGGCGATGGGCGGATACCAGTCCACTCAGGCAGTCGCAGTGGGAACCGGTTACCGGTTCAACGAGAACATCGCTGTGAAGACTGGTGTTGCATACACCGGTTCGAACGATGTGATGTACAACATGGCTTTTAACCTTGAATGGTAA